GCCTCGGCGGGGCTGCGGATCGAGTTCCTCCACGAGCACGATGTCTCGCTCGTCCCGCGGTTCGCCCCGCTGGAGCGCCACGCGGACGGCCACTACCGCTTCCCGGCGGGCCGCCCGAGGATCCCGCTGATGTACTCGATCAAGGCGTCGCGCCCGGCGGAGCGTCAGGCATAGCCGCAGGTGGGGGCCGCCCTGGGGGCTCATCCGGCCGATTGTCAGTGGTGGGGGCCACACTCGTTTCCATGACCGACATGACAGGAAGCGCTTCGGGGACGACGACGGCCGCGCTGCGCGGGGCGGTGGAGACGTACTGGTCGGCGGCCGAGGCGCGCGACTGGAGTGCGTTCGGGGCGACCCTCGCCGAGGACGTGGTGTACGAACTGCCGCAGACGCGTGAGCGGATCGTCGGCAAGGAGCGGTATCTCCGGTTCAACCAGGAGTATCCGGGCGACTGGCATGTCCGGGTCGAGCGGATCGTCGCCGACGCGGAGGGCCGGCAGGCCGCCGCCCGGACCGGGTTCACGGTGACGGGGGAGCAGGAGGGCGCGTCGCCGGAGGAGTTGGACGCCATCCACTTCTTCACGTTCGACGAGGAGGGGCTGATCACCGGGGTGACGGACTTCTGGCCCGAGTCGTACGAGCCCCCTGCCGGCCGGGAGCATCTGGTCGAGCGCTCCTGAGAACGGTCGAGCGCTACGGAGAACGGCGGCCCACCGGTCGTCCGGTGAACCGCCGCTCCTCTCCGATGCCCGAGGCCCT
This sequence is a window from Streptomyces parvus. Protein-coding genes within it:
- a CDS encoding nuclear transport factor 2 family protein — protein: MTDMTGSASGTTTAALRGAVETYWSAAEARDWSAFGATLAEDVVYELPQTRERIVGKERYLRFNQEYPGDWHVRVERIVADAEGRQAAARTGFTVTGEQEGASPEELDAIHFFTFDEEGLITGVTDFWPESYEPPAGREHLVERS